Part of the Bacillus sp. BGMRC 2118 genome, TCTTGTAGGGATGGTAAAAAGCATAGCAGAACAAACAAAGCTATTGGCTCTTAATGCATCAATTGAAGCAGCTCGAGCTGGAGAAGCAGGAAAAGGATTCGCAGTGGTCGCAAATGAAGTTAGAAATCTTGCAAACCAGTCTGCAAAAACAACAGAAGAAATTACAAAGGCAATCGGTAACCTTGAGAATCTAACATCTGATGCAACTGAAGAATTTGATCAGATGCATGAGAGAATAAAGTCAAATTTGACCATGGCGAATGATTCAAAGGTGACATTTGATGGGCTTATGAAAGAGATCGCAACGGTAAGTGGCAATCTAAAATCTATTAGAAGTGAGTTAGCATACATTGATGAAACATTACCGCAATTGGAGTATGGTGCTACAAGTTTCTATACTGTATCGAAAGAAAATCTCGCTAGTGCAGAAGAGATGCTTGTAATTAGTGATACTCAAATATCTCAAATGGAAGATTCCAATAATATAGGAATAAAATTAAACGTTCTTGCGAAGTCAATTTCGCGAATCACGTCGCAATTTAAAATAGAATAGTGTTGTAGGTTGCTTGATTTACTCGTAACTAAATTAATAGATTTTGGGTGGAAGCAAGTACCTTACAGATTAACATAGTAAAAAGTGATGGAAATAGATTTCCATCACTTTTTACTATGTCCGTCCATAAAAACAGGAGAAATTCTATAGCATAAAGAAATAGTAAAGATAACAATATGTATAAATGAAGGAGAACAAGATGAGTGAAGTCTTTACGATAGACTGTGGTGAAATAGTATTAAGAGAATATTCCTTACAAGATGCGGATTCCATTTATAAAATTGCTCTAGAAGAACAGGTAACTAACTTTTTGCCTGACTGGAAGACTAGCAGAAAACAAAGGCATGAATGGGTGAAGAATTATGAAATCCCAGGAAATCAAAAATTCCTACAAGAAGTCTTTGAAGGGAAAGTGCCTACTGGATACTTAAGGCTAGGAATTATTCATAAAAAGACAGATACGTTTATAGGGTGGTGCTGCTTAGGTCCGAAAGAAGAGTTATCTGAACCTAATACTGAAATAGTCTACTCCATTACAAAAGAATATGAAGGACTGGGATTTGTAACGTTGGCTGTACAATCTCTTATCAGGTATATCTTTACTAAGACGAAGATACAGACAATCAATGCGTTAGCAAGAATAGATAACATAGGTTCTGTAAAGGTAATAAAAAAGTGTAATTTTACTTATATAGCTGATATTGAAATTGATAATCATTTGTTTCATCACTTTAAACTAACGAAAGATTCATTGAATCTTTACTGAAACTTCTTAGTTTGAAACATAGGCACAGAAAATGTGTCTTTTTTTTAGGCACAATAGAAAACCGTGTTGTTATTTAGAAACCTGAAGAGGCTCGGGGACAGATGGATTTAAAAGTTGTCCAAACAATGTATGTCTAAATTATTTAATAAAACCAATTCTTGGCCGAAGACAGTCATAAAAAAATAAATCGAACGAAAATCAACTTTCTTTCCAATATATAGTGAGTAAGCAAAAAGGAGGGAAGAACTTGAATGAAATCCCAGCGATACAAGGACTTATAAGCAGTATTCTTTCTGGTAATAAACAATCGTACGACGAGTTATACGAACATACCATTCACTATGTCTATAAAAACGTTCATTTTTTAATTGATGAAAAAGATGATGTCGATGATTTAGTTCAAGAAATCTACATTGAGTTATATAAATCGCTACGTCACTTCGATGGAAGCAAAAAGTTTAAGCCATGGCTGACAGGTATTATCATCAGACAAACTCAGGGCTATCGCAGGAAACGGTGGATGCGGATTCGAATTGTTAAAAAAGCAGAATCACATAAAGAAGTGTCAGACCTTGATTTTAGTAATGAAGTGATCGAAAAAGTCACCAACCAGCATGTCATTAATTTAGTGAATACTCTTCCTTACAGGTTAAAGCAGGTCATTATTCTCCGTTATTTAAACGATTATTCACAAGATGAAATAGCAAGCATCCTAGATATACCTCTCGGGACTGTCAAATCAAGAATAAATGCTGCACTGAAAAAGCTGCGTTCAAAAGAACAAACGGCATTGATCAAATTAGAGAGGGTGGGGAATTTATGATGGATATGACGAATCAGTTAAGAAAATCTCTTCAAGAAACAGGAAGCAATTTACATCCACCTGCTCATCTTAAGTCAAAGGTGATGATGGATTTTGATAATTGTAACAAGCGTCCATTTAAACATAAACTAGTAACTGCAGCTCTTGTAGCAACACTCGTTATTCCGACAAGTGCATTTGCCTATCAAACATATATTGCGGATGATTATTATGGATCTTTTGATAATATGAAGAAGCATTTTGCACATGTAACAATGGAGAGCTTCTTATTGTTGGATGCAAAATTGACTCAGGCTAAAGGTGATTTAGGGAGGGATGGTTATGCTGAATTTAAGGACCTTTTAAGTGTCATAACAGAGGCTAAGCTAACATACGGTGACAGGTATGGAAACATTGATTATGACACGATTCCTTTAGAGAAAGAAGAGGAATTGAGAACTACACTTACGGAAATTCAACCTTATTTTGATACATTAAATGGTAACCCTTCAAGTAAAGAAATTCTAACTTCAGAGGAATACAATACGTATATTGAAGCACTCATGACATATGAGAAAATTGTTGTTCAAAGTGGCTTGAATCCAAGTGTGAGAGTCAAAGTTGAAGACGTGAAAGAAGAACTTCAAGTGCCATTCCAAGATGCAAGAGACTTTATGGAATATGTAAACAACAAGAAAACTCAATGACAAAAAATTTAGTGTTCATTCACCAAATGGTTCATAGTTATAAGTGCATTTTGACCAAACCAAAAGTGTTTAGACAGATATATAAATAGAGGGATTTAGTCTGGATTCATTGTTAACGAGAATTCAGACTTTTTATTTTGCATAAAGAGCATTATTTAGAACATCAAGCAAATAATAGTAAAAAGGAAAAAAGGAGATATGTAAAATGGAACATAGCCCGAAGCTTGTTTCTTCTGAGGTAGCAGCATTATGGGGCGCCTTTATGCAAAATTCGATGACCCATTGTATCGTATCACATTTCTCAAAAGTTAATGAAGATACAGATATCACACCAATTATTCAAAATGCGCTGAATAATTGTAACTTTGTTATTAAAGAAGTGACTAAAATATTTGAAAAAGAAAATCATGCACTGCCACTTGGTTTTACGAAGGATGATGTTAATTTAGAAGCAGGTCGATTGTATTCCGACTTATTTGGACTTCGATATATAAAATACATGGCTGCAACAGGTACGGCCGCTGCATCAGCATTTTTGGAAGTATTAGCAAGAAACGATGTAAGAGATCTATTCTCGAGAACTTCACAAATGTTCATGCAACTTTATAACGATGCATGCAATTTATTATTAAAAAAAGGTGCATTTATTCGATCACCAACAATCCCGCCAATGGAAAAAGCTGAATATCTACAGGATGATTCTTTTTTATCAGGACTACTAGGAAGACATCGTCCATTAACTGTAGTTGAGATGGCGCATATTTCAAAAAACACAGAAACTAATTCAATTGGACGAACATTTATTGCGGGGTTTTCCCAAACTGCGCAATTACCTGAAGTAAGGAAATACATGGAGAGGGGAACCGAAATAGCTGCCAAAC contains:
- a CDS encoding GNAT family N-acetyltransferase, which encodes MKENKMSEVFTIDCGEIVLREYSLQDADSIYKIALEEQVTNFLPDWKTSRKQRHEWVKNYEIPGNQKFLQEVFEGKVPTGYLRLGIIHKKTDTFIGWCCLGPKEELSEPNTEIVYSITKEYEGLGFVTLAVQSLIRYIFTKTKIQTINALARIDNIGSVKVIKKCNFTYIADIEIDNHLFHHFKLTKDSLNLY
- a CDS encoding sigma-70 family RNA polymerase sigma factor, encoding MNEIPAIQGLISSILSGNKQSYDELYEHTIHYVYKNVHFLIDEKDDVDDLVQEIYIELYKSLRHFDGSKKFKPWLTGIIIRQTQGYRRKRWMRIRIVKKAESHKEVSDLDFSNEVIEKVTNQHVINLVNTLPYRLKQVIILRYLNDYSQDEIASILDIPLGTVKSRINAALKKLRSKEQTALIKLERVGNL
- a CDS encoding DUF3600 domain-containing protein, with translation MDMTNQLRKSLQETGSNLHPPAHLKSKVMMDFDNCNKRPFKHKLVTAALVATLVIPTSAFAYQTYIADDYYGSFDNMKKHFAHVTMESFLLLDAKLTQAKGDLGRDGYAEFKDLLSVITEAKLTYGDRYGNIDYDTIPLEKEEELRTTLTEIQPYFDTLNGNPSSKEILTSEEYNTYIEALMTYEKIVVQSGLNPSVRVKVEDVKEELQVPFQDARDFMEYVNNKKTQ
- a CDS encoding DUF3231 family protein, which encodes MEHSPKLVSSEVAALWGAFMQNSMTHCIVSHFSKVNEDTDITPIIQNALNNCNFVIKEVTKIFEKENHALPLGFTKDDVNLEAGRLYSDLFGLRYIKYMAATGTAAASAFLEVLARNDVRDLFSRTSQMFMQLYNDACNLLLKKGAFIRSPTIPPMEKAEYLQDDSFLSGLLGRHRPLTVVEMAHISKNTETNSIGRTFIAGFSQTAQLPEVRKYMERGTEIAAKHETVFREILLKDGVPLPSSWDSTISQSITAPFSDKLMMFHTDSLNVIGVAGYGAAIGASLRKDLGGHYTRLIAEIVKYAEDGAKLMIKHRWLEQPPQNVDREALRNRST